One Solirubrobacterales bacterium DNA window includes the following coding sequences:
- the serA gene encoding phosphoglycerate dehydrogenase — MDVKLKVLVKEKIAESGVELLRGDFEVELGLEMSDEDLGERIGEFDGIVIRSQTSMTADLIDRGAKLKVIGRAGTGVDNVDVDAATKRGVVVVNAPESNAVAAAEHTLALTLALCRNVPQAHSSLVGGDWARSRFAGNELYGKTLGVIGFGRIGQLVAHRAQAFAMEVVAYDKFVAAERFRELGVEHAQTSDDLYSKADIVTIHLPKTPDTVNWIDAEAIAKMKDGVRIVNCARGELVDLEALQAALESGKVAGAALDVFPSEPFTDHPLFGRDDVVVTPHLGASTAEAQDRAGMITADQVRRALSGGVVTNAVNIAAVRPEEMEALAPFVPLCEKLGRLAQGLGDGSVDRISAEFRGRIAEHDTRLLGIAVLVGILSGHTEEQVNLVNAPSLAEERGIELTELKDTVSDEFTELVTVRIDSGKEAVQVAGTAVGPRNLPHLVRVWGESFYMPFADHLVVFRYQDQPGMIGRIGTIFGQHGVNIASAAVGAEESGDQAVLALTTDAGVPEVLLDEILQLNGFHAGRAIDL; from the coding sequence GTGGACGTCAAGCTGAAGGTCCTGGTCAAGGAGAAGATCGCCGAGTCCGGCGTCGAACTCCTGCGCGGCGACTTCGAGGTCGAACTCGGCCTCGAGATGTCCGACGAGGACCTGGGCGAGCGAATCGGCGAATTCGATGGGATCGTGATCCGCTCGCAGACCTCCATGACGGCGGACTTGATCGATCGCGGCGCGAAGCTGAAGGTGATCGGTCGTGCCGGAACCGGTGTGGACAACGTGGACGTGGACGCGGCCACGAAGCGGGGGGTCGTGGTCGTCAACGCCCCCGAATCGAACGCGGTCGCGGCCGCCGAGCACACACTCGCCCTGACCCTTGCCCTGTGCAGGAACGTCCCGCAGGCGCACTCTTCGCTGGTCGGGGGGGACTGGGCGCGGTCACGGTTTGCGGGCAACGAGCTATACGGAAAGACCCTCGGCGTCATCGGCTTTGGGCGGATCGGTCAGCTCGTCGCCCACCGGGCCCAGGCCTTCGCGATGGAGGTGGTGGCCTATGACAAGTTCGTGGCTGCCGAGCGCTTCCGCGAGCTGGGGGTCGAGCATGCCCAGACCAGCGACGACCTGTACTCGAAGGCGGACATAGTCACCATCCACCTGCCGAAGACCCCGGACACGGTCAACTGGATCGACGCGGAGGCGATCGCGAAGATGAAGGACGGAGTGCGGATCGTCAACTGCGCCCGGGGTGAGCTGGTCGACCTCGAGGCGCTTCAGGCGGCGCTCGAGTCGGGAAAGGTCGCCGGGGCGGCGCTCGACGTCTTCCCGTCCGAGCCGTTCACCGACCATCCCCTGTTCGGCCGCGACGACGTCGTCGTCACGCCGCACCTGGGGGCGTCCACCGCGGAGGCACAGGACCGCGCCGGGATGATCACCGCCGACCAGGTGCGTCGCGCGCTCTCGGGCGGCGTGGTCACCAACGCGGTCAACATCGCCGCCGTCCGTCCCGAGGAGATGGAGGCGCTGGCTCCCTTCGTGCCCCTGTGCGAGAAGCTGGGCCGGCTGGCCCAGGGCCTCGGCGACGGTTCCGTTGACAGGATCTCGGCGGAGTTTCGCGGCAGGATTGCGGAGCACGACACCCGGTTGCTCGGAATTGCTGTCCTGGTCGGGATTCTCTCCGGCCACACCGAGGAGCAGGTGAACCTGGTCAACGCCCCCTCCCTGGCGGAGGAGCGCGGCATCGAGCTGACCGAGCTCAAGGACACCGTGTCGGACGAGTTCACCGAGCTGGTCACGGTGCGGATCGACTCCGGGAAGGAGGCTGTGCAGGTGGCTGGAACGGCGGTCGGGCCACGGAACCTTCCTCACCTGGTGAGGGTCTGGGGGGAGAGCTTCTACATGCCGTTTGCCGACCACCTGGTGGTGTTTCGCTACCAGGACCAGCCGGGGATGATCGGGCGCATCGGGACGATCTTCGGCCAGCACGGGGTGAACATCGCCTCCGCTGCGGTCGGGGCCGAGGAGTCGGGCGATCAGGCCGTTCTGGCGCTGACCACGGACGCGGGCGTCCCCGAGGTCCTGCTCGACGAGATCCTGCAGCTGAACGGCTTTCACGCCGGCCGCGCCATCGACCTTTAA